In Malus sylvestris chromosome 16, drMalSylv7.2, whole genome shotgun sequence, the following are encoded in one genomic region:
- the LOC126606382 gene encoding bet1-like SNARE 1-1 isoform X2, with product MNYRREHRSSKASLLDGLEEGGLRASSSSYSHDFNEHDNDKAVKSLQDRVVFLKRLTGDIHEEVESHNRLLDRMGNSMDVSRGILSGTMDRFKMVFEKKSSRRMCVLVAYFVVFFLIIYFLFRIRKYFMHS from the exons ATGAATTACAGAAG ggagCACCGTTCCTCCAAAGCGTCTCTTTTAGATGGCCTTGAGGAAGGTGGTCTTAgggcctcctcctcctcatacTCCCATGACTTTAATGAGCATGACAATGACAAAGCCGTGAAAAGTTTACAAGATAGAGTTGTTTTTCTGAAGAGA TTAACAGGTGATATTCATGAAGAGGTGGAGAGTCATAATCGCTTGCTTGACCGAATG GGCAATAGCATGGATGTGTCAAGGGGTATATTGTCTGGAACAATGGATAGATTTAAAATG GTATTTGAGAAAAAATCAAGCCGGAGAATGTGTGTACTTGTGGCATATTTTGTGGTTTTCTTCTTAATCATATACTTTCTATTTAG GATTCGCAAATACTTCATGCATAGCTGA
- the LOC126606382 gene encoding bet1-like SNARE 1-1 isoform X1, protein MINCLSPVLWEHRSSKASLLDGLEEGGLRASSSSYSHDFNEHDNDKAVKSLQDRVVFLKRLTGDIHEEVESHNRLLDRMGNSMDVSRGILSGTMDRFKMVFEKKSSRRMCVLVAYFVVFFLIIYFLFRIRKYFMHS, encoded by the exons ATGATTAACTGTCTTTCTCCAGTTCTTTG ggagCACCGTTCCTCCAAAGCGTCTCTTTTAGATGGCCTTGAGGAAGGTGGTCTTAgggcctcctcctcctcatacTCCCATGACTTTAATGAGCATGACAATGACAAAGCCGTGAAAAGTTTACAAGATAGAGTTGTTTTTCTGAAGAGA TTAACAGGTGATATTCATGAAGAGGTGGAGAGTCATAATCGCTTGCTTGACCGAATG GGCAATAGCATGGATGTGTCAAGGGGTATATTGTCTGGAACAATGGATAGATTTAAAATG GTATTTGAGAAAAAATCAAGCCGGAGAATGTGTGTACTTGTGGCATATTTTGTGGTTTTCTTCTTAATCATATACTTTCTATTTAG GATTCGCAAATACTTCATGCATAGCTGA
- the LOC126606382 gene encoding bet1-like SNARE 1-1 isoform X4, producing the protein MINCLSPVLWEHRSSKASLLDGLEEGGLRASSSSYSHDFNEHDNDKAVKSLQDRVVFLKRLTGDIHEEVESHNRLLDRMGNSMDVSRGILSGTMDRFKMDSQILHA; encoded by the exons ATGATTAACTGTCTTTCTCCAGTTCTTTG ggagCACCGTTCCTCCAAAGCGTCTCTTTTAGATGGCCTTGAGGAAGGTGGTCTTAgggcctcctcctcctcatacTCCCATGACTTTAATGAGCATGACAATGACAAAGCCGTGAAAAGTTTACAAGATAGAGTTGTTTTTCTGAAGAGA TTAACAGGTGATATTCATGAAGAGGTGGAGAGTCATAATCGCTTGCTTGACCGAATG GGCAATAGCATGGATGTGTCAAGGGGTATATTGTCTGGAACAATGGATAGATTTAAAATG GATTCGCAAATACTTCATGCATAG
- the LOC126606382 gene encoding bet1-like SNARE 1-1 isoform X3 encodes MINCLSPVLWEHRSSKASLLDGLEEGGLRASSSSYSHDFNEHDNDKAVKSLQDRVVFLKRLTGDIHEEVESHNRLLDRMGNSMDVSRGILSGTMDRFKMVFEKKSSRRMCVLVAYFVVFFLIIYFLFR; translated from the exons ATGATTAACTGTCTTTCTCCAGTTCTTTG ggagCACCGTTCCTCCAAAGCGTCTCTTTTAGATGGCCTTGAGGAAGGTGGTCTTAgggcctcctcctcctcatacTCCCATGACTTTAATGAGCATGACAATGACAAAGCCGTGAAAAGTTTACAAGATAGAGTTGTTTTTCTGAAGAGA TTAACAGGTGATATTCATGAAGAGGTGGAGAGTCATAATCGCTTGCTTGACCGAATG GGCAATAGCATGGATGTGTCAAGGGGTATATTGTCTGGAACAATGGATAGATTTAAAATG GTATTTGAGAAAAAATCAAGCCGGAGAATGTGTGTACTTGTGGCATATTTTGTGGTTTTCTTCTTAATCATATACTTTCTATTTAGGTAA